CATCCCCGTCCGGATCCACGAGCTGGAAGCGAAGATGGAAACCTTCGGGCCCGAAGAAAAAGAGCGGGCGCTCAAGCAGATCGGCAACCTGCAGCACGACTACGAACATCTGGGCGGCTACGAAATGCGCGCCCGGGCCGAAGCCGCCCTCTGCGGCCTCGGCTTCCACGTCGAGGAATTCGCCAAGCCCTTCGCTTCGTTTTCCGGCGGATGGCAGATGCGTGCCGAGCTCGCGCGCACCCTGATTGCCAGTCCCGACCTGCTGATGCTCGACGAACCCTCCAACTTCCTCGACCTCCCGGCGGTGGAATGGTTGCAGAAGTTCCTGCGCGCCTACGAAGGCACCATGCTGCTCATCTCCCACGACCGCTACCTGCTCCGCTCCCTCGCCACCGTAACGATCGAAATCGCAGGCGGAAACGCCACCCGCTACCAAGGCGGCTACGACTACTATCTCAAAGAACGCGAAGACCGGATCCACCACCAGCTCGCCGCCAAGAAAAACCAGGATCGCGAGATCGAGCAGATTGAAAGCTTCATCCGCCGCTTCCGCGCCAAAAGCACCAAGGCCACCCAGGTGCAGAGCCGCATCAAGCAGCTCGAAAAAATGGAACGCATCGATGCGCCCGCCACCCTGGCCAACCACTCCAAAATCCGGATCGGCGAGCCGCCGCATAGCGGGCACGAAATCATCCGCCTCGAAAAGGCCGGACTCACCTACGACCGGCAACGCTGGATCTTCCGGGATCTGGACCTCAATATCAACCGCGGCGAAAAGGTGGGGTTTGTGGGCTACAACGGCATGGGGAAAACCACACTGCTCCGCTCGTTGGCCGGCGCGCTGCAACTGAGCGCGGGCAAGCGCGTGCTGGGGCATAAGGTGGTGGTCGGCTACCAAAGCCAGGACTTCGCCGAAACCATGCCGCCGGAAAAAAGCGTCTTCCACATCGTCAAGGAGGGAAACCCCGCCGCGTCCGAGTCCGATGTCCGGAAACTGCTGGGCGGTTTTGGCTTCAGCGGAGATTCGGTCGAGAAAAAGTGCGAGGTGCTCAGTGGCGGCGAAAAGATCCGCCTTGCCTTTGCGCGTCTCTTCATCGATCCGCCCAACTTTCTGCTGCTCGACGAGCCGACCACCCATCTCGATGTCAACGGGCGCGAGGCGCTCGAATCGGCGCTCAAGGCCTACAAGGGGGCGCTCTGCGTCGTTAGCCACGATGTCACCTTCGTCCGCAACATTGCCGGCCATATTGTTGCGATCGATGATACGGGCGTCTCCCGCTTCCCGGGAGGGTACGACTACTATCTCGAGAAAGTCGAACAGCGTACCGCCGGTGGCCAGCAGTCACCTGGAGGGGCGGCGGCCTCGCCGACCCCTGCAACCGCAAAGCCCGCCGCCAAGGGCAAAGACGCGCGCAAAATCCGCGCCCAACAACGCGAGGCCGAAAAGGCGCTGAAGAAAATCGAGAACAAGATTGAAAAGCTTACCGATGAGCAGACCGCCCTCTCCGAGGAAATGATGTCCCGTCGCGATGCTGACTTCGCAGCCATCAACACCCGCCTCGCCGCAATCCAGAAGGAAATCCAAACCCTGGAATCCCAATGGGAGCAAACCGCCGAGGAGTTGGAAGGATGATTTGCCCCTGTGGAAGCGGTATCTTGTTCGATGGGTGTTGCGGAGCAATCCTTGCCGGAAAACGCAAAGCCGGAACCGCCGAGCAACTGATGCGCTCGCGTTATACAGCCTATGTGGTCAAGGATGTCGATTACCTGGTGCGAACCACGCACCCATCCACCCGCACACCGTCCTTGGCCAACTCCATCCGCCTTTGGATGGAGCAGGTCGAATGGCTTCGCCTC
This DNA window, taken from Pontiella desulfatans, encodes the following:
- a CDS encoding ABC-F family ATP-binding cassette domain-containing protein encodes the protein MIDFIQVSKQFGTQDVLKSVTFRINAGERIGIVGPNGAGKSTIFGLIGHDIEADKGEIVIPKHTRIGYLHQQLNPHAVDLNLLDYTEDSIPELKTIPVRIHELEAKMETFGPEEKERALKQIGNLQHDYEHLGGYEMRARAEAALCGLGFHVEEFAKPFASFSGGWQMRAELARTLIASPDLLMLDEPSNFLDLPAVEWLQKFLRAYEGTMLLISHDRYLLRSLATVTIEIAGGNATRYQGGYDYYLKEREDRIHHQLAAKKNQDREIEQIESFIRRFRAKSTKATQVQSRIKQLEKMERIDAPATLANHSKIRIGEPPHSGHEIIRLEKAGLTYDRQRWIFRDLDLNINRGEKVGFVGYNGMGKTTLLRSLAGALQLSAGKRVLGHKVVVGYQSQDFAETMPPEKSVFHIVKEGNPAASESDVRKLLGGFGFSGDSVEKKCEVLSGGEKIRLAFARLFIDPPNFLLLDEPTTHLDVNGREALESALKAYKGALCVVSHDVTFVRNIAGHIVAIDDTGVSRFPGGYDYYLEKVEQRTAGGQQSPGGAAASPTPATAKPAAKGKDARKIRAQQREAEKALKKIENKIEKLTDEQTALSEEMMSRRDADFAAINTRLAAIQKEIQTLESQWEQTAEELEG
- a CDS encoding YchJ family protein; translated protein: MICPCGSGILFDGCCGAILAGKRKAGTAEQLMRSRYTAYVVKDVDYLVRTTHPSTRTPSLANSIRLWMEQVEWLRLHVLFSGDDTVEFIAEYISDGKPGQHHERSAFKKEKGEWFYVGDEHES